The region CCCAGATCCGCCGCGAGATCGAGAACACCGACAGCGACTACGACCGCGAGAAGCTCCAGGAGCGCCTCGCGAAGCTCGCCGGCGGCGTTGCCGTCATCAAGGCGGGTGCCGCGACCGAGGTCGAGCTCAAGGAGCGCAAGCACCGCATCGAGGACGCCGTCCGCAACGCGAAGGCAGCCGTCGAAGAGGGCATCGTCCCCGGCGGTGGCGTCGCGCTCATCCAGGCCGGCAAGAAGGCGTTCGCGAACCTCGAGCTCGTGGGCGACGAGGCGACCGGTGCGAACATCGTGCGCGTCGCGATCGAGGCTCCGCTCAAGCAGATCGCGCTCAACGCCGGTCTCGAGCCGGGCGTCGTCGCGAACAAGGTCGCCGAGCTCCCGGGTGGACAGGGCCTCAACGCCGCCACCGGCGAGTACGTCGACATGCTGGCCGCCGGCATCAACGACCCGGTGAAGGTCACCCGCTCCGCGCTGCAGAACGCCGCGTCGATCGCCGGTCTCTTCCTCACCACCGAGGCCGTCGTCGCCGACAAGCCCGAGAAGGTCGCGGCTCCGGCCGGCGACCCGACGGGTGGCATGGACTTCTGAGTCCACGCACTGCGTGAGAAGGGCCCCTCCTCCGGGAGGGGCCCTTCCTGCATTCCGGCGACGCTCCGCCGGGTCAGCGGAAGAGGCTCGTGGTCGCCGACTCGGCGTCGGCGTACTGCCGGGCCGCCACGCCGAGAGCGGTGCTGATGCTCGAGAGCGCATCCTCGACCTGGCGCTGGGTGAGCCGCCACTGGTCGGAGACGCCGGTGAAGGCCACCGACGCCGAGCCGGTCCACGAGGACTGCAGCTGGGTGAGCTGCACCATCATCGCGTCGGCCTCGGCGCGGATGCGATCGATGGTGCCGCGCACCGACGTGGTGGTGGCGAGGACGGCGTCGCTGTCGACGGAGAACACGGCCATGAGGGGCTCCTTGGGTATCGCTGCGGCGGGCGCCGCATCCGTCTTCACACCGTAGGAGCGCGCCGCATCAGGTCTACGGCGCGGTCAGCAGGCTGTGCACGGAACGCCGCGCTGCGGGTTCGGGGGAGGAGTCGGTGCGGTGCGCCCGCACCGAGGTGGCGGCGACCCGCTGGTCAGTCGCGCTCGAGCGGAAGGCCGCGCAGCGGCTGCGTCTCGAGCTGGAGGTGCTCGGCGGCATCGCGCGTCGCCGCCAGCGGGAAGGACACGCGGAACGTGGCGCCGCCGCCGGGGGTGTCCTTCACCCGCACGTCGCCGTGCAGCGCGTCGACGATCGACGAGACGATCGAGAGCCCGAGGCCCGTGCCGCCGGTCTCGCGGGTGCGCGAGGTGTCGGCGCGCCAGAAGCGCTGGAAGATCTTGTCCTTGATCTGATCGGGCACGCCCTCGCCGTGGTCGACGATCTCGATCCACCCCATGCGGGTGCGCGGGTCGACGCCGACCCGCAGATCGATGGGGGAGTCCTCCGCCGTGAACCGGCGGGCGTTGCCGAGCAGGTTCGTCACGACCTGGCGGATCTTGTTCTCGTCGCCGAGCACCACCGGAGGGACCACCGCCTGCAGCGACGGCTCCTCGGGCACCGGCGCGACCGGAGGCATCGCGCCCGTCGATGCGGAGCTCGCGGACACCGGCCGGGGCTTGCGGCGCAGCAGCGAGAGCGCGCCGCTCCGGGCGAGAACCGCGGGTCCGCTCCCGGGCGTGCGGCGCTTCGGCTGCGGCTCGTCGGCCACCTCGGGTTCCGGCGCCGGCGGGGGCGGCTCGGCCGTGGTGTCGAACACGGTCACGGGCCGCAGCGGAGCCGACGCGCGCAGGTCGAGCGCCGCATCCCGCGCCACCGGACGCAGATCGACCGGGGCGATCACCACATCGCGACGCTCGTCCAGACGCGCGAGCGCCAGCAGGTCTTCGACGAGGAGGCCCATGCGGATGGCCTCCTTCTCGATGCGGTCCATCGACTGCGCGACGTCCTGATCGCCGTGGATCGCGCCCATGCGGTACAGCTCGGCATAGCCGCGCACGGTGACGAGCGGGGTGCGCAGCTCGTGGCTGGCGTCGCCGATGAAGCGCCTCATCTGACGAACGGTGGCGTCGCGCTGCGCGAGTGCGACGTCGACACGGTTGAGCATCGCGTTGATCGCGGTCTTGAGACGGCCGACCTCGGTCGAGGTCGGCTCGATGTCGGTCATGCGCTGGCTGAAGTCCCCGGCGGCGATGGCGTCGGCAGTGGCCTCCACCTGCCCGAGGCTGCGGAACGTGAGGGTGACGAGGAACCGCGTCGCGAAGGCGCCCGCGACGAGGATGAGCACCGAGAGCACGCCGTAGATGCCGATGTACGACGCGATGGTGCGGTTCACGGATGCGAGCGGCACGGCGACCAGTTGCGGGTACAGCGTGCCGGTGGCGCCGAGCACCTGCGGGGCGACGGCGGCGTGGAACTCGGCCTCGCCGTCGGCCGAGTGGAGCACGAAGATCTCGAGCTCCTCCTCCTGCGCCTTCTCGAGGGTGAGCGTCTCGGGGACGACCGGCTCCGGGCCGCCCCGACCGCCCACGAGCGTCAGCAGATTCGACTCGCCCTCGGTGATCACGGGGTTGTACACGGCGACGAAGTAGTCGACCGCGGCGGCGTTCGCGTTGGGCTCGACCACGAGCACTCCGTCCTCGACGGTCATGTCGAGAAGCGACTCCGCTGCGGCAGTGCGGGCGAGGGAGTCGACCTGGGTGTCGACACCCTCGGTGAGCGAGTTGCGCAGGAAGATCGCGGTGCCCACTCCCGCGGCGAAGAGTCCGACGGTCAGGAGCGCGACGGTGACCCCGGTGACTTTCGCGCGCAGGCTCGTGCCGCGCCACCACCGGGTGACCGCGTCGGGCTTGTGCGCCAGGTCGCCCCCTTCGTCGTGGTCCGCGTCAGGCGGACTTGCCGGCCTTCAGCATGTAGCCGAAGCCGCGCTTGGTCTGGATCAGCGGCTCCGACGAGTGCGGGTCGATCTTGCGGCGCAGGTACGAGATGTAGCTCTCGACGATGCCGGCGTCGCCGTTGAAGTCGTACTCCCACACGTGGTCGAGGATCTGCGCCTTCGACAGCACGCGGTTGGGGTTGAGCATGAGGTAGCGCAGCAGCTTGAACTCGGTCGGGCTGAGGTCGATCGACACGTCGCCGACGACGACGTCGTGCGTGTCCTGGTCCATGGTCAGCTCGCCGGCGCGGATGACCGACTCCTCGTCGGTCTGCATGGTGCGGCGCAGGATGGCCTGGATGCGCGCGACGATCTCGTCGAGGCTGAACGGCTTGGTGACGTAGTCGTCGCCGCCCGCGTTGAGCCCCGTGATCTTGTCCTCGGTCTCGTCCTTCGCCGTGAGGAAGAGGATCGGCGCGGTGTACCCGGCGCCGCGGAGCCGCTTGGTGACGCTGAACCCGTTCATGTCGGGCAGCATCACGTCGAGCACGATCAGGTCGGGCTCCTCCTCCAGCACGGCGGAGATCGTCTGGGCCCCGTTCGAGACCGCCTTCACCTGGAACCCCGCGAAGCGCAGGCTCGTGATGAGGAGGTCGCGGATGTTCGGCTCGTCGTCGACGACAAGGATGCGCGGAGCGGTCATGGGCCCATTATGTCGGTCGAACCGATGCGCGGGCTGGAATTCCTGCGGAGTGGTCCTATTCGACGGAGGTGCCCTTGAGGATCGGCGCGACGGCCGGAACGATTGCGGGAGAGGGCCGCGACGCGTGACCCCACCCGACGGGAGGAGGACGCTCATGCCGCACATCGTGATCGTGGGGGGCGGGCTGGCCGCCGGCACGGCAGCAGAGAAGCTGCGCGATGAGGGGTTCGACGGCGACATCACCGTCGTCGCGGCCGAGCAGTACACGCCCTATCAGCGCCCGCCCCTGTCGAAGGGTTACCTGCAGGGGGAGGAAGGTGCGGATGCCGTCGTGCTGCACCCCGACGACTGGTACGCGCAGCACCGGATCGGCGTCCGCACCGGCGTGGCGGCGACGTCGCTCGAGGTCGCCGCGCACCGGGTCGTCCTCGACGACGGCTCGACGCTGGCCTACGACAGCATCCTCCTCGCCACCGGCGCGCAGCCGCGCAGCCTGCCGCTGCCCGGCATCGCCCTGGAGGGGGTGACGACCCTGCGGCGCCGGGACGACGCCGACCGCCTCGCTGACGCGCTGCGTAGCGGCGGACGGCGGCTCGTGGTGATCGGCGCGGGCTGGATCGGCATGGAGGTCGCAGCCTCGGCGCGGCAGCTCGGAAACAAGGTGACGGTCGTCGATCGCGACCCCGTACCGCTGGCGACCGCGCTCGGTGCGGAGATGGGTGCGGTGTTCCGCGCACTCCACGAGGAGCACGACACGACCGTGCGCACGAGCGCGGCGATCGAGGCCGTCACCGGCGACGACCGGGCCCAAGGTGTCGTCGTGGACGGCGACGAGATCCCCGCCGACCTCGTGGTCGTCGGCGTCGGCGCGGTGCCCGATACGGCGCTCGCGGAGACCGCCGGGGTGCGCCTCCTCAACGGCATCCTCACCGACTCGTCGATGCGCACGGATGCCCCCGATGTCTTCGCCGCCGGCGACGTCGCCAACCCCTACCACCCCGTCGTGCAGCGGCATCTGCGCAGCGAGCACTGGGACAACGCGATCAAGACGGGTGAGGTCGCCGCCCGTGCGATGCTGGGGCTCCGGGCCTCGCATCGGAGCATCCCCTACTTCTACACCGATCAGTACGACCTCGGCATGGAGTTGTCGGGGTACGCTCCGCTCATGTCGTCGGCCGACGTCGTCGTGCGCGGAGACCGCGACGCGCGGGAGTTCATCGCGTTCTGGGTCGACGACGGGACCATCGTGGGAGGAATGAACGTGAACGTGTGGGATGTCAACGAGTCCGTGCAGGCGCTGATCCGGTCGGGCGCGCGCGTCGACCTCGATGCGCTCCGCGACCCGGCGGTGCCGCTCGACTCCCTCCTCTCCGCGTGAGTGCGGCGACCGCGCCCCTGTCGCGCACCATCGGCGGCCGCGACTTCGCCTTCGACCGACACGTCGCCGTGATGGCGATCGTGAACCGCACGCCCGACTCCTTCTACGACCGCGGGGCGACGTTCGCCCTGGATGCCGCGGTGGCGGCCGGCCGGGCCGCCGTGGCGGCGGGCGCCGAGATCATCGATGTGGGCGGCGTGAAGTTCGCGCCCGGTCCGCCCGTTCCCGTCGCCGACGAGATCGAGCGCGTCGTCCCCGTCGTGCGCGCGCTCGCGCCGCTCGTGCCGGTGAGCGTCGACACGTTCCAGCCGGCGGTCGCCCGCGCCGCCATCGAGGCGGGCGCAGCGATCATCAACGACACCACGGGCCTCCGAGACCCCGAGATGGCGGCGGTGATCGCCGACAGCGACGCCGCCGTGGTCGTCTGCCACAGTCTGGCGGTGCCGCGCACGCAGCATCCGCAGCCTCACTACGACGACGTGATCGCCGAGGTCGGCGCGTTCCTCCGCGAACGCGTCGCGCTCGCCGAGGCGCACGGGATCGCGCGTGATCGGATCATCGTCGACCCCGGTCACGACCTCAACAAGAACACGCTGCATTCTCTCGAAATCACCCGCAGACTCGGCGAGATCGCCGCCGAGGCACCCGATCTGCCGCTGCTGGTGGCTCTGTCGAACAAGGACTTCGTCGGCGAGACTCTCGACCGCGACCGGCCGGACCGGCTCTCCGGGTCGCTCGCCGCCGCCGTGTTCTGCGCGCAGCAGGGCGCGCGCATCATCCGGGCGCACAACGTCGGCGAGACGGTCGACGCGATGCGCATGCTCGAGGGGATCCTCGGATGGCGCGAGCCGGCGTACCTGCGGCACAACATGCGTCCGGAGGGGAACGACTGATGCTCGCCCACGACGATCTGACGGCGGCCTATGCGCTCGACGACCGCGAGACCCCGCGCATCCGCATGAACTTCGTCGCGTCGGTCGACGGCGCGGCCACCGTCGCCGGACGCAGCGCCGGCCTCGGCGGCGACACCGACCGGGTGATCATGCAGGTGCTCCGCGCGATGAGCGATGTGGTGCTGGTCGGCGCGGGCACCGTGCGCGCCGAAGGGTACGGCGGTACGAAAGTGGACGGTGAGGATGCCGCGTGGCGACGGGCGCACGGGCTGCCCGAGCAGCCCCGGCTCGCCGTCGTCTCACGCCGGCTCGACCTCGAGCCCGGGCATCCGTTCTTCCGCGATGCCGCCGCCCGCCCGCTGGTCGTCACCTGCGCGGCCGCGCCGGCAGACCGCCGGGAGGCGCTCGGTGCGGTGGCCGACGTGATGGTGTGCGGCGACGAGGCGGTCGACCTGGCGGACATGCGCGCGCAGTCGGCGGCCGCGGGGAGGACGCAGATCCTCTGCGAAGGAGGCCCGCACCTCTTCGGCGCGCTCCATGACGCTCGCCTGGTCGACGAGGTCTGCCTCACGCTCTCGCCGCGGCTCGCCGGCGGCGCGGCGGGCCGCATCATGCGCGGCTCCGCGGAGGCCGTCGCCGACCTGCGTCTGGCCTCCCTGCTCCGCGACGACGACTGGCTGTTCCTGCGCTACGCGCGCTGACCGGGCGCCGGCCGTGCGCGCTGCACGCCGGCGCGTCAGTCCAGGCAGGCTCGCACGGCGCGCGTGATGACCGGACGGATCTCGGCGTCGGGGTCGACCGTCAGCCGGTGAAGGATGAGTCCGTCTCCGGTGGCCATCAGGGTGCGCACGGCATCGCTCGGCGATGCAGCGCCGACCCGTTCGAGCAGGTGGGTCGTCCATTCCACGAAGACCTGTCGCTGCGCGACGAGCGGCGCCAGGAGCCGGGGGTCTCCCGCACCCTCCAGGAACATGGCGTAGCGCGCTCGCGTGCGCGCGGCGAGCGGGCCCGACTGCACCTCGATCATCGCGCTGAGCGCCTGGATGAGCTCTTCCGCGGTGTCGATCTGCGGTCGCGGCGCGCTGTCGAAGTCGGCCCGCTCGGTCTCGGCCAGGTGCACGACCACACCTGCGACGAGTGCGTCGCGGGTGCGGAACCAGTTCGAGGTCGATCCCTTCGGGAGAGCCGCACGCTCATCGACGCGTGCGTGCGTCAGCGAGCGGATGCCCTCCTCGCCGACCAGGAGGAGAGCCGCGTCGAGCGCGCGGAGCCGAGTGGATGCCACGCAGTCAGAGTAGATCGCGCGCGCTCACTATGAAAGTAGTGACACAGCACTATGAAAGTAGTATTCTCATTGCACGACCTCGCAGAAGGGGGTGCTCCCATGAGCCTCACCGAATCGCATCCGGTTCTTCGCATGCAGGCATGGCGCGAGCTGCGCGCTGCGCCCGCGGTGGTCTTCGACGCACTCGTCGACCCCGAGAAGCACATGGAGTGGCTGGCGCCGCCCGGCAGCTGGGGCGCCGTCGAGTCGACCGTCGACCTGCGCGTCGGAGGCGTCTGGGAGTCGCGGTTCAGCCCGACGCCGAGCACGCGGGTGCACGACGTGCAGACGTACGTCGCGATCGAGCCGCATCACCGGCTGATCACCGACCTCGTCTCGGAGGCCACGGTCGACGGGAAGCCGGCGCCGGCGCTGCGCTCCCGTATCGAGATCACGCTCGCCCCCACCGTCTGGGGCACCTACATGTCGGTGGAGCAGACCGGCTTCCCGAGCGCCGAGATGCGCGACTTCTTCGAGACCGAGGTGTGGCAGCGCGGGTTCGACCGGCTCGAGGCGTTCCTCGCGCGCCGCGGCTGATCAGGCGGCTTCGTCGATCCCGTCGGCGTCGAGGATGGTGTACGCGTAGCCCTGCTCCGCCAGGAACCGCTGCCGGTTCTGGGCGAAGTCCTGGTCGACGGTGTCGCGGGCGATGAGGGTGTAGAAGCTCGCCGTGTGAGCGGACTGCTTCGGGCGCAGAAGCCGTCCGAGGCGCTGAGCCTCCTCCTGCCGCGAGCCGAACGAGCCCGACACCTGGATGGCGACGGATGCCTCGGGAAGGTCGATCGAGAAGTTCGCGACCTTCGACACCACGAGCACCGAGATCTCACCCACCCGGAACGCCTGATAGAGCTCCTCGCGCTCGTCGACCGGCGTCTGCCCGGTGATCTTCGGGGCGCCGAGAGCCTCGGCGAGCACGTCGATCTGATCGAGGTACTGGCCGATGATCAGGATGCGCTCGCCGGCGTGGCGCTCGACGAGGCGGCGCACGACGCCGATCTTCGCGGGGGCGGTGGCGGCGAGGCGATAGCGCTCGTCGTCGGCCGCCGCCGCGTACTCGAGGCGGTCGCCGGCGGGGAGGTCGACGCGGACCTCGTAGCAGACGGCGGGCGAGATGAAGCCCTGGGCCTCGATCTCCTTCCACGGCGCGTCGAAGCGCTTGGGACCGATGAGGCTGAACACGTCGCCCTCGCGGCCGTCCTCGCGCACCAGGGTCGCGGTGAGGCCCAGGCGGCGCCGCGCCTGCAGGTCCGCGGTGAGCTTGAAGACGGGGGCGGGGAGCAGGTGCACCTCGTCGTACACGACGAGGCCCCAGTCGAGCGCATCGAGCAGAGCGAGGTGCGCGTACTCGCCCTTCCGCTTAGCCGTGAGGATCTGGTACGTCGCGATCGTGACCGGCTTGATCTCCTTGGTCTGACCGGAGTACTCGCCGATCTCCTCCGGCGTCAGCGACGTGCGCTTGAGCAGCTCGTCGCGCCACTGCCGTGCGCTGACGGTGTTCGTGACGAGGATGAGGGTGGTCGTCTTCGTGTCGGCCATCGCCGCGGCGCCCACGAGCGTCTTGCCGGCGCCGCAGGGGAGCACGACGACGCCCGAACCGCCCTCGGAGAAGATGTCGACGGCCTTGCGCTGATAGGGCCGCAGCGTCCAGCCGTCCTCGGCGAGGTCGATCGGGTGGGGCGTGCCGGGCGTGTAGCCGGCGAGGTCCTCCGCCGGCCAGCCGATCTTCAGCAGCTCCTGCTTGATGTGACCGCGGGCCCACGCGTCGATGAGGAACACGTCGGGCGCCGGGTGGCCGATCAGCAGCGGCTGGATGCGCTTGTTCTTCGAGACCTCGGCCAGCACCGCGGCATCCGTCGACCGCAGCACGAGGTCGCCGCCCGAGCCGTCTTCGGCGACCGGCGTCCGCTCGATGACGAGGCGCCCGTAGCGATTGACGGTCTCGCGGATGTCGATCGACACGCTCGGCGGCACCGGGAACCGCGACCAGCGGTCGAGCGTCGACAGCATGTCGTCGGCGTCGTGGCCGGCGGCCCGTGCGTTCCACAGTCCGAGCCGCGTCACGCGATAGGTGTGGATGTGCTCGGGGGCGCGCTCGAGCTCGGCGAAGATCGCCAGTTCGTGACGGGCGCTCTCGGCGTCGGGATGCGCGACTTCGAGGAGCACCGTACGGTCGCTTTGCACGATGAGAGGTCCATCAGCCATAACGGACGAGTCTACCGGCGTGGAGGGCGACCCGGACCGTGCCGAGAGCACCGGATGCGATCAGGCGGGGCGCACGCTCACGATGCTCGAGACCGGCAGGGTGCGCTCGATGTCCGCCGCACGGTCGCGCCCGCGGAGTCTGCCGCCGCCGAGACCGGCCGCCTCGAGCGTGAACGCGCGCTCGGCGCCGTCGGGCATGCGCACCACGACCAGGATCGCGGCGCGGGCGCGCACAGCTTGATCGAGCTCGCGCTCGAGCCAGCCCTCGTCGCCGGAGGCGTCGTGGCCGCCCCGCAGCCGCTGGATGAGCGGCGCGTACGCGTCGGCGGGTGCAGGCGGTGCCGCACTTCCGGCGGAAGGGCGACGATGAAGCGACTCCGGGGCGCCCGTGTCGTCGACCGCCACGACGGGGTATCTGGCGTCGGCGAGCGACCAGTACACGGCTTCCCGCGCGACGCGCGTGTGGAGCGCGCCGTCTTCGGCGATGAGCCCGAGCGAGCGCAGCGCCTGATCGACGGCGATGGCATCGAGGAGCGCCGCATCGGGGCTCTCCACGAGGGTGCGCCCCGTCGCCGCCGTGCTCACCCGAACGAGCCCGTGGCGCGATGCCGTGCTCTCGATCAGGTACTTCAGGGGCTGCGGGATGCCGGTGAGCGAGAGTGCACCGAGGAACTCGACCATCGATGCCGCCGTCTCGCCCTCGGTCAGCGCCGCGGTCACCGACTCGGAGGTGAACCGGTACGACGAGGCCTGCGCCCGTGACTCGCGCGCGGCGATGCGGCGCAGGCGCATCTCGAGCGCGGGCAGCAGGGGGCCGGGGGAGATGGCGCTGAGGTCGGCCTGCAGGTAGACCCGGTCGATCTCCGCGGGGAGGTGCGCGGCGAGCGGCGAGCCGTCGACCGGGCCTCCGGCGCGGAGCGACGCCGCCCAGGCCGGCTCGGCGCCGGAGGGGTCGAGCAGCCCCCACGCGCGGCTCATCCGCTCGAGGCGCGCGGCCTGCGCCGGCCATTCGGCGTCGAGCGGGTAGGCGCCGGCCCACGCCGCGGGCGGAGCGGCGGAGCCGTCGCCGGTGCGGGGGAGGAGCGTGGCGATCCCCGTGGCGACCGCCTCCCAACGGGCCGTCGTCGACAGCTCGAGCCAGCGCTCGCCGGCCGCGGTGATCGTCCACTCGCGCTCGCCCGCGCGCATGAGCCCCGTCGCGGTCGCGGCCACCAGCAGGTCTTCGAGCTCGTCGGCGGTCTCGACCGCGCGCGACTCGATCAGGCGCTTGCGGTCGACGGCGCTCACCGGACCGACGCCGGTGCGTCCGAGCGGGGCGTGGGACGCGGCGAGCAGCACGTCGGCGAGGGCCCCGGCGGTGGTGAACGCGCGCTCGGCGGCGGCCGCCGTCTCACGGTCGTCGGTGGTGCGCGGCGCGTCGTGCGGGTCGGGTTCGAAAGCCGACGGATGCTCCGCCCGGAGCGCGTCGACCTGGGCGATCACGGCGGCGTACGGCTTACCCGCCGCGGTGAGGAACGCCAGCTGCTCGAGCGCTGCGGCGGACGGGGCGTGCGTCAGCGCCGCGAGTGCCCGGCGCGGGAGGCGCAGGAGTGCACGGTCGATCGAGGCGGGGTCGAGCAGCGCCTCCGCGGCGTCGAAGAAGTCCTGCCATCCGGTGGACGCCGGGATGCCGCGGGCGGCGAGCACCGAGGCGAGCGAGACGTCGTCGCGCGCGGCAAGCCACGTCGCGAGGGCACGCTCGTCGGAGACCACTCAGCCTCCTCGGTTGGCCCGAGCCCTCCGGACGAAGCTCATGATGAGCACGGTGAGCAGCATCGCGAAGGCGAGGATCGGCGCGATCCAGATCACGAGGGCCACGGCGGGCCAGACTCCCGACTGCATGTCGGCGCCGGCCGAGGAGCCGATCATGATCGCGAAGAAGCACACGATCGACAGCAGCAGGAGCCCCAGCGACATGAACGCCAGAAGTCGGTCGATCGGGCGGACGGGAACGTCGCCGCCCTGGTTGCGTGTGCTCATCCGCTCCAGCCTACCCGTGCCGCCGGTGCTCTAGGCTGGGGGTGGGGATCGGGTGATCCCTGTTCTGTCATGCGCAGAACCGCATTCTTCCCGCCGATCACGGCGGCACGATCACAGCGAGGTCTCCATGCCCACCGGCAAGGTCAGGTTCTACGACGAGGACAAGGGTTTCGGCTTCATCTCCACCGATGACGGCCAGGACGTGTTCCTCCACGCGAGCGCCCTCCCCGCCGGCGCTGCCGCGCCCAAGCAGGGAACGCGTCTCGAGTTCGGCATCGCCGACGGCAAGCGTGGGCCCCAGGCGCTGTCGGTGCGGGTGCTCGAAGCGCCTGTCAGCCTCAGCAAGCGCAACCGCATGCGCGCCGACGACATGGCGGTCGTGGTCGAAGACGTCGTGAAGCTGCTCGACGGAATCGGCGGCGAACTGCGCCGAGGCCACTACCCGAAGGGGCCGCAGGCCAAGCAGGTCGCGGCGATCCTGCGCAAGGTCGCGGATGACTTCGACGCCTGATCCCGACGAGACCGTGAGCGAGGCCGACGCGCCCGCCCTCGCCGTCGACGACGCACCCTCCGACGCCGAACCCGGCACCGTGTCCGACGCCGATCCCGTCACCGAGCCTGCTTTCGCGGAGCCCGCCGACGACCCCGCTGCGGAGGAGGTCGACGCGGTGCGCGAAGCCGACGAGCGGCTGCTCGCCGCGCACGACCTCGCCCTTGCGGCGCTCAAGGAGGTCACTCCCGAGACGTCGATCGGCGCACCCGCGGGGCACCGCGTCGAGGCCGACGGCGTCGTGTCGCTCCTGTTCGCCAACCGCATGGCGGGGTACCCGGGCTGGTTCTGGAC is a window of Microbacterium terrae DNA encoding:
- a CDS encoding multidrug ABC transporter ATPase; this translates as MSTRNQGGDVPVRPIDRLLAFMSLGLLLLSIVCFFAIMIGSSAGADMQSGVWPAVALVIWIAPILAFAMLLTVLIMSFVRRARANRGG
- a CDS encoding cold-shock protein; its protein translation is MPTGKVRFYDEDKGFGFISTDDGQDVFLHASALPAGAAAPKQGTRLEFGIADGKRGPQALSVRVLEAPVSLSKRNRMRADDMAVVVEDVVKLLDGIGGELRRGHYPKGPQAKQVAAILRKVADDFDA
- a CDS encoding helicase-associated domain-containing protein, giving the protein MVSDERALATWLAARDDVSLASVLAARGIPASTGWQDFFDAAEALLDPASIDRALLRLPRRALAALTHAPSAAALEQLAFLTAAGKPYAAVIAQVDALRAEHPSAFEPDPHDAPRTTDDRETAAAAERAFTTAGALADVLLAASHAPLGRTGVGPVSAVDRKRLIESRAVETADELEDLLVAATATGLMRAGEREWTITAAGERWLELSTTARWEAVATGIATLLPRTGDGSAAPPAAWAGAYPLDAEWPAQAARLERMSRAWGLLDPSGAEPAWAASLRAGGPVDGSPLAAHLPAEIDRVYLQADLSAISPGPLLPALEMRLRRIAARESRAQASSYRFTSESVTAALTEGETAASMVEFLGALSLTGIPQPLKYLIESTASRHGLVRVSTAATGRTLVESPDAALLDAIAVDQALRSLGLIAEDGALHTRVAREAVYWSLADARYPVVAVDDTGAPESLHRRPSAGSAAPPAPADAYAPLIQRLRGGHDASGDEGWLERELDQAVRARAAILVVVRMPDGAERAFTLEAAGLGGGRLRGRDRAADIERTLPVSSIVSVRPA